The Eriocheir sinensis breed Jianghai 21 chromosome 21, ASM2467909v1, whole genome shotgun sequence genome includes the window agagagagagagagagagagagagagagagagagagagagagagagagagagagagagagagagagagagagagagagagagagagagagagagagaatgctatcgCTGTCATTAAAATACTTTCACAAACACATTGATTAAAGTACTCGAACTAGGAAAAAATATTAAGATGCTAGTAGGTTAAAGACATAATCATATACATTCAAAGAACTATCACCTTTTTCTTGTGCCTAAACGTGTTTCATAAAATTTCCTTCATCACCCTCTTATGCACTTTCTCgtttccagtttccttttttaTCCCGGTTTCAAAGGTTGCAAAAGGAGTGACAAAAGCTGACTCACAAGGAAAGAGGCTTCGTTCACTGTTTTCTTGTGTCGGTATGTCCGGTTTCCTGGTGACAATCATTTTTATAGCAAGGCCCGTGTTCTCAAAAAGGTTTCAGCGTCCTACAACACCTATTTCAACAAGCTATCGTGGAGGCTGCTTGGGTTTTCACTGACGGTTTTATGCTCCTGGCGATAGTTTTCAAAGGCTACCACACCATGAACAGGGAGGATATGTGATAACTTCATTagccttctcttcatcctctgaAAATTGTCCTAATGAGAGTTGAACCCATTTAAACATCCGGCCTTATACTTACGTAGTGTTTAATCCCCATGTAAATCAGTGCTATACGATCCCCTCCCTTATGCTGTATCACAACTTAAAGTCCCGGtgaattattatttattttttgtgttggcGGTTTTCGTATAATTGGGTGACGAATTATTACGCGGCGCTCGGTCCTCATGTGCAACAGCGATAAACGATCAACTAAAAGCCTTGCCAAGTACATTCATCCGTTGCCAGTTTGATTTATCGAGTGACATAAATAACTACAGAGCGTTTGATCCACATGTATTGCACCGATAAACAATCAACTCCCAAATGGTGCATTGCAAAGGGAAaaagaattatattattttatttgcgtTGCCGGTATTGAGTTTATTCGGTGACATGAAGATACGGACTTTCTTTATTGTGAGTTGAGTAGTCAGAAAGCAATACAACCTTAAATTTTCGTATTCTGAAGTGGATACCATGCCTGACTATTAAAGTATTTCCTGATGTCATACCTCATATATTAAAACAGAATGCTAGTGGGATCGATCCTTACGTAAAAGTCCCATTCCTCGGGCAAGTCACATTATGCATGGAGCTGATAACAGATAGACAACAGAAGCAACAGAGTGGTAACCCAGGATTATAGAAGATAGGACAGACACAAGCTGGATGGATTTCAGTCACACCCGACGGAGGTGCGGAACATTTGGAAAGGTTTTGCCATGCCACGGACTTCTAATGATTGTAGCTGAtgttaatgatgttgatgattatgatgatgagggggaggaagagaagcaagaaagaCCACTCGGTCCTTCAGATTAGCCGTCCCATCCCACGGCCTCTGATCCCCATGTAATAGAATCACAAACGATCTAATTCTCATGCCTCGATTCGTGCACACTCGCCGGTAACTGAACCCTTTCCTCGGTGCCTGCAGCTCGCCGGTgacctttcttccattcttggCTGAACCAGATTCGGGAAAAAAGTCTCCTGGTTTATATTATTAATACAAAAAACTAGACTTCACCTTTCAACCAGACAaactttcactctcttcctccttcagtaacACGCGGCGGACGGACGGGAGCCTTTCTACTTCGAGTCTACCCTTCACAAGACTCTGCGCTCCTATTCTTAtaacatttcctctcctcttaccgaTGCACTCTCAACACATTTGTTACTCCGGCAACCCTACCCCGTGCCCACACAACAGGTGACGCCACGCAGGGGACCTTTACTCCCCTGTATGGCGTGTCTGAAGGGGCACGGGGTGGGAGGGAGAACGGGGCGGGGGCTCGCACATAAAGGAAGTTCAAGGAGGGGGGCGGGGATGGCCTCGGGGTGACATGATGCAGCACAGTTTTGCAAGTATTCACACCTTTCCCATTCAGCCATACACGTCCCGCTCTGACCATCGCTTTCGTTGTCACAGAGATtcacaggtaaaaaaataaaaaaaacctatCCAGTCTGTATATGTCCCTGCTAATTACTCCCATTATAACTTTTCCGTCTACATTCGCTCATGCTTTCTTTGAGGCGTATAAAAACAAGACAATTTCCTTCACTTTGTATTATatcaacctttctttctcttgccaCACGATTTTCTATTCgactttctattctctcttcatCTTGCTCATCCTTTCACACTTAATAATGAGACACTTTCccgcgtgtgggtgtgggtgtgggtgtaggtgtgggtgtgttttaTTAATAATTACTTTCCTGCTTTCCTCGATATCCAAGTTTTTCTTTGTGGTCTTGTcacgcctctgtgtgtgtgtgtgtgtgtgtgtgtgtgtgtgtgtgtgtgtgtgtgtgtgtgtgtgtgttatcatctattctttcccttttccttactctctttaTCTCTAAAATGATATGATCTGCATTATTTCAGTTCTCCCTGCCGCTCATATTTTctcccaaacttttttttttttttatcttctctcactttcccgtcctctctctatttttttttttgttcccctttccttccttaaaatTCTTAGACAAAATAAGACACACTCCTGTttgattttttgttcttttgtattttttttctctcttgctccAGGCCACACGATTATCTCCTGGTTTACTTTCTTTTAAATGTAACGTGATACCACCCTCTGTTGTATTGTATCAAcctttgttcctctctcttccctgccaGCCACTCATGCCCTACGAGTTCGCATACGAGGTGAAAGACGACGCCACGACCAATTACCAGAACAGAGTGGAGTTCGTTGAGGATGGCGTGTTGCGGGGGAGCTACAGCCTCCTCTCCCCTGACGGTGTGGTTCGAACTTCCGTCTATTCCGACACCGGCAATGGCTTCGAGGTGAGTTACTCGGCATTAGGGCGGCGACGAGAGCCTACGAACGCCGTTAGAATGGCAAAGAATGAAGTTTGGCATATTACTGAGTAGCGACATAGATATTGCAGAAGTCAGGACAGAGAAAATAGGTGGAAATATGAAATTTAAACCCATGCTGGAGCAGGAAAGAGCACAAAatatgaaaagtagaaaatactGGAAAGGCATTTGTCTGTAgcgactgatgatgatggtgatgataaaggcattGAGGAGAGCATACGAGCGTCTTTAAAATACCAGGAATAGATGTTGGACATAGATGCTGCCCGTAGATggagtttcatttttttcttactaaCAGTTACTATATACTATATTATGGAAGTAAATCTAAAGTAAATATTTGTCTGCGatcaaacacataaaaaaacactgCATACCAGGAAAGAAAGGGAGCTTGTAAATTACACCGGCGAGTGAAATCGTCTTTCTTGTTTGCCTTCATCAAGCCGGTCTGTACGATGACTAAGGCACATGCAGCACATTCCTGACACACACTGTACCCCCTGAACAAGTCCTGCTGAAGGCACTTACTCATGAGGCCGCTCGCACCACAACGTTTGTCGCATCAAGATTTTCTATTCAGCGTATCATTCATGACACCCGCTTTCCTCTCTGAGCCAATCCTGCTAAAAACATTTATACTGCCGGCTTCGCTGCTTCATTCGTCCTAttaccgttttctttttcatgtgtATGAGCTTTGAGACTCAGCAAAATGAGAACTTTAATGTTTCGTTTTCTTTGCCAGTTGTATAAAGTTTTGGTGCGAAAATATAACAGTCTACCCGGCAATGGGGAACAGTTGATATATAAttacgacgacaacaacaacaatactagaagtgaaaatatgataataataataataataataataataataataataataataataataataataataataataataataataataataaaataatgaggtAACAAAAATTGACCATCCTCCCGGTTGGACACAAATCCTTCAACATGGCGCCTCTTTCCGTCCTCCCACAGGTGACCCTCCACGAAGTGCCAACAGACATCGTGGTCATCGGCTCAGGCCTCCCTGGTGACCCCGCGCTCAAGGCCGGGGGCACGTACAGGTACTACGACTCTCGCGACTCAGGCTCAAGGGAGTCCTTCCGGCCATCTTTCAGCAGGAGCGGTGGATTTGAGGCTTTCTCTAAAGCATCAGAAGGGTTTGACGGGTCTTCAAGAGGGTCAGCTATCTTTAGTTCATCGAGCAACAGAGACTTTTCATCGAAAAATAAACAGTCAAGTCGCGAAGAGTCATCCAGGCGCGAAGAATCGGAAAGGCGCGAAGAATCGTCGAGACGCGATGAGTCAAGACGCGAAGAATCGTCGAGACGCGATGAGTCAAGACGCGAAGAATCCGAAGGCTCCAGATTTGAATTTTTAACGAATGACAAGAGTGCCTTGGAAGCCTTCGACAGGGAGAGCGCCAGCCAAGGCTTCTCTGGTGGGTCTAGGGACTCCGAGGCTTCGTCGAGACGCAAAGAGTCAAGACGCGAAGAATCCGAAGGCTACAAATATGAATTGTTGACGAATGACAAGAGTGCCTTGGAAGCCTTCGACAGGGAGAGCGCCAGCCAAGGCTTCTCTGGCGGGTCTAGGGACTCCGAGGCTTCGTCGAGACACGAAGAGTCTGGAGGCTTTGGAGAGTTCTCGCATGCCTTCGCGTCATCGTTCTCCCAGCAGGGAGGATCTGGAGGTGGATCAGGTGGTGGATCTGGAGGTGGATCAGGTGGTGGATCTGGTGGTGGATTAGGTGGTGGATTTGGTGGTGGATCAGGTGGTGGATCTGAGGGTGGATCAGGTGGATCAAGAGGTGGATTCGGTGGTGGATCTGAGGGTGGATCATTAGGTGGATCTGGAGGATCAAGTGGTGGATCTGGTGGTGGATCAGGGGGTGGATTTGTTGGAACTGGTAGTGGATCAGGTCACGGTGGATCTGGTGGTGGATCAGGTGGTGGATATGAGGGTGGATTAGGTGGTGGATCAGGGGGTGGATTCGGTGGTGGATCTGAGGGTGGATCATTTGGTGGTGAATTTGGTGGATCAGGTGGTGGATCTGGTGGTGGATCAGATGGTGGATCTGGAGGTGGGTCAAGTGGTGGATCTGGTGGTGGATCAGGGGGTGGATTTGTTGGAACTGGTGGTGGATCAGGTCACGGTGGATCAAGTGGTGGATCTGACGGTGGATCAGGTGGCGGATtcggtggtggttctggtggatCAGGTGGGGGATCACATGGTGGTTCAAGTGGATCAGGTGGCGGATccggtggtggttctggtggatCAGGTCGCGGATCACATGGTGGTTCTGGTGGATCAGGTGGCGGATCAGGTGGCGGATCACATGGTGGTTTAGGTGGATCAGGTGGCGGATTCGGTGGTGAATTTGGTGGATCAGGTGGCGGATccggtggtggttctggtggatCAGGTGGCGGATccggtggtggttctggtggatCAGGTGGGGGATCACATGGTGGTTCTGGTGGATCAGGTGGCGGATCACATGGTGGTTCAGGTGGATCAGGTGGCGGATTCGGAGGTGGATCTGGTGGATCAGGTGGCGGATCACATGGTGGTTCAGGTGGATCAGATGGCGGATTCGGTGGTGGATCTGGTGGATCAGGTGGCGGATTCGGAGTTGGATCTGGTGGATCAGGTGGCGGATCACATGGTGGTTCAGGTGGATCAGATGGCGGATTCGGTGGTGAATTTGGTGGATCAGGTGGCGGATTCGGTGGTGAATTTAGTGGATCAGGTGGCGGATCACATGGTGGTTCAGGTGGATCAGATGGCGGATTCGGTGGTGGATCTGGTGGATCAGGTGGCGGATTCGGAGTTGGATCTGGTGGATCAGGTGGCGGATCACATGGTGGTTCAGGTGGATCAGATGGCGGATTCGGTGGTGGATCTGGTGGATCAGGTGGGGGATCACATGGTGGTTCTGGTGGATCAGATGGCGGATTCGGTGGTGGATCTGGTGGATCAGGTGGGGGATCACATGGTGGTTCTGGTGGATCAGATGGCGGATTCGGTGGTGGATCTGGTGGATCCGGTGGCGGATCACATGGTGGTTCTGGTGGATCAGATGGCGGATTCGGTGGTGGATCTGGTGGATCAGGTGGGGGATCACATGGTGGTTCTAGTGGATCAGGTGGCGGATCACATGGTGGTTTAAGTGGATCAGATGGCGGATTCGGTGGTGGATCTGGTGGATCAGGTGGCGGATTCGGAGTTGGATCTGGTGGATCAGGTGGCGGATCACATGGTGGTTCAGGTGGATCAGATGGCGGATTCGGTGGTGGATCTGGTGGATCAGGTGGGGGATCACATGGTGGTTCTGGTGGATCAGATGGCGGATTCGGTGGTGGATCTGGTGGATCAGGTGGGGGATCACATGGTGGTTCTAGTGGATCAGGTGGTGAATTCGGTGGTGGATTTGGTGGATCAGGTGGCGGATCACATGGTGGTTCAGGTGGATCAGATGGCGGATTCGGTGGTGGATCTGGTGGATCAGGTGGGGGATCACATGGTGGTTCTAGTGGATCAGATGGCGGATTCGGTGGTGGATCTGGTGGATCAGGTGGGGGATCACATGGTGGTTCAGGTGGATCAGGTGACGGATTCGGTGGTGGATCTGGTGGCGGATCCGATGGTGGATCAGGTGGATCAGGTGGCGAGTTCGGTGGTGGATCTGGTGGATCATTTGGCGGATCACATGGAGGTTCAGGTGGATCAGGTGGGGGATCCGGTGGTGGATCTGGTGGATCAGGTGGCGGATCCGATGGTGGATCAGGTAGTGGTTCAGGTGGATCAGGTGGCGGATTCGGTGGGGGATCTGGTGGATCACATGGTGGTTCAGGTGCATCAGGTGGGGGATCCGGTGGTGGATCTAGTGGATCAGGTGGCGGATCACATGGTGGTTCAGGTGGAGGATTCGGTGGTGGATCTGGTGGATCAGGTGGCGGATCACATGGTGGTTCAGGTGGATCAGGTGGGAGATCCGGTGGTGGATCAAGTGGCGGATCCGATGGTGGATCAGGTGGCGGATTCGGTGGTGGACTTGATATTGGACTCGGTTTTGGAACTGATGGACCTGGTGGATCAGGATCTGGTATTGAACTCGGTTTGGGACTTGGTGGTGGACCTGGTATTGAGCTCGGGTTTGGAACTGATGGACCTGGTGGATTCGGTGGTGAACCTGGTGGATCAGGAGGTGGATTCGGTGGTGGACCTGGTGGATCAGGTGGCGGATCACATGGTGGTTCAGGTGGATCAGGTGGCGGATccggtggtggttctggtggatCAGGTGGTGGATTCGATGGTGGATCAGGTGGTGGTTCAGGTGTATCAGGTGGCGGATTCGGTGGTGGACTTGATATTGGACTCGGTTTTGGAGCTGGTGATGGACCTGGTGGGTCAGGAGGTGGACTTGGTGGATCAGTTGGCGGATTCGGTGGTCGACCTGGTGGATCAGATGGTGGATTCGGTGATGGATCAGGTGGGTCAGGTGGATTCGGTGGCGGATTCGGAGGTGGACCAGGAGGTGGATTCGGTGGTGGATCAGGTGGATCAGGTGGATCAGGTGGATTCGGTGGCGGATTCGGTGGTGGACCAGGAGGTGGATTCGGTGGTGGATCAGGTGGATCAGGTGGATTCGGTGGCGGATTCGGTGGTGGACCAGGAGGTGGATTCGGTGGTGGATCAGGTGGATCAGGTGGTGGATctggtggtggagcaggtggaTCTGGTGGCGGGGTCAGTGGTGGAGgggccggcggcggcggcgtcaacCTACAGGACAAGGCCGTGTTCATCATTCACCCTGACTTCTTCAAGACCGGCGCGGGCGCCGGCCTGACGGGCCTGCCGGAAGTGACGGAGCCCATTATTATCGTGAGTGACAATAAATTTGCCCAGGGTGGGGGTGGGGCTGGCGTAGGTTTCAGTAATGCTCTGGGCGGAGGAGGGTTTGCGGGAGCCTTTAGCAGCGTGAACAGGCTGggagaggctgctgctgctgacacCACAGCGGCTCACTCAAGCGGTGCTGCATCAACTGCTACCGCCGAAGAAGTAAGTACATCCTCTGGTAAAAGTGGATCGACCTCGACCAGTGCCATTGAAAGCGCTTCATCCTTAGGCAGTGCCTCAATAAGCGCTTCTTCTCCAAGCAGTGAAGGCTTCGTTGCATCCACCTTCAGCTCCAACGGATTGACTGTTGGAAGTGCGACAGGTGATTCTACCTCTGCCTCGAGTGGATCATTTGGAAGAAGTACCATCGAAAATGTCTCATCCTCAGCTAGTGCCGCTGAAGGAGCATCTTCAAGTGGTGCTACAAAGAGTGCTTCATTCTCCAGTGCAAGTGAATCATCGGGCAGCGCCACTGATGGTGCTTCTTTTTTAACTAGTGCTTCCGAAGGTGGTTCATCCTCCCACGGATCAGTTTCCTCAGGGAGTGGAACTGAAGGCGCCTTTTTATTTGATGCAAGTGGATCTTCCCTAGGCAGTGCGGCTGAAGTTGATACTTCTTTAGGCAGTGCCGCTGAAGTAGCCTCCTCAAGCAGTGCCACTGAAGTGGCCTCCTCAGGCAGTGCCGCTGAAGTGACCTTCTCAGGTAGTGCCGCTGAAGTGGCCTCCTCAAGCGGTGCCGCTGAAGTGACCTCCTCAAATAGTGCCGCTGAAGTGACCTCAAGCAATGCCGCTGCAGCGGCTTCCTCAGGCAGTGCCGCTGAAGGTGTTTCTTCTTCGAGCAGTGGAGGGTTCGATGCATCTACATTCAACTCTAGAAAACTATCTGTAGAAAGCAGCACAAAagattcttcatcttcttccagcAGAAAAGGTGGAGTTCTAACAATTACTTCCTCTAGCTTGGATGGATCATCTGGTATCAACAAAGCGGTAACTGATGAGTCGTCTGGCAGGGGACAATCAGTTCTCGATAGTGGAGCATCAGGAGGaacaaaaaatattgaaaaggcAGCCAATGCAAAACCAGCTTCTTCGGGTCAAATTGGGCTGAATGGATTTAGCACGTCCTTCAGTGAAGGCGGATCACAACAGTTTATAATATCCTCTAGTGGAGACGCATCCAGGTTTGACTCCCACAGATTTTCCAGCAGTGGATCCGGTGGCTCTTCAAGCAGTGGGGCGTCAAGCAGTGCCATTTTGCACAGCCAAAGCGGTGGTGACTTAAAACTGCAGGCACCGGACCAGTTACTGAAGATTCTCAATCCAGGCCAAACAGCTCGCGGGCTTCAGGGTATCCGCGGCAGTTCGGGCCAGGGCGGGGCTGTCTTCTTTACGCAGGAAACTGACCTGGCCTCTTCCCAGGGCGGCAAAACCTCCATCACACAACTGCCAGTCACTCGCGTCACCACCGTGACACACCTCCCTGACGATTCTAAGCAAGGCTCTTCCATCTTGAAAATAGCTGGCAGTTCCACGGGCTTCAAGAATAACCAGAACGTGTTCACAAGCCCACCGTCAGGTGCTGCACGATTCTTTGCATCAGCATCAAACACAAAAACTTTTCAGGCGAGTGGCAAGAAGTCAGCAGGAAACAAAATTGTTAGCATATCCGGCTCAGGAACACTCACGACTCTTCCTACTGGTGACACTGTCCTCGCCTTGGGCAGCAAACAACCCATTGCAATTTCCACTTCCCAGGGCGTCATCAGGAACAGCCGGAGGACCGCGCCCTTTTCCACCACCAACTCGAGGCAGCAACGACCGAGGCGAATCCGAGGGCGGCTTCTGAGGTCACTCTAATTGGCCAAAGAGGTGAAGACACACCTGCATTGAGGTTCACCGTCTCAGCGCCCACTGTTCCTTCAATATGTTAACGTTAGCTTGTACGATAGGCAGAATCGATGTTAATGGCCGCAGTGATCAGATTTTGCTGCTGAAAAGGGTTCATAGAAACTCTGCTTTTATGTtttacacaaacacactctcAGTCATTAACTACATTAATGAAACGAAGAGTTTGTCATTTACCTATTACACAAACACTTCACATATCACTGCACTGTTACTGTCCATACATCATGCCTCTTCCCTTTAATGGCTTGTTTTCATTCGCGAACGAAACGCTGTTACTGTTAGCCAATGCTTAGGTTAGGAACCATGCACACTTGTAGTCATGAGGTGCTgagctctgtgtgtgtatgtgtgtgtgtgtgtgtgtgtgtgtgctaagttATGTGTGTGGATCACTTGATATTGTTGTAACGGTAAGTTATCACGGAGAAGCGTGCTAGGTTTTGTGTGTGGATCACGTCAAGCTGTTTAAACAGAAATGTATCACGAGGTCCATTAGTCGTTaagttatgtttgtgtgtttataacgttgaaattaataaaaaaaatattttttataagCTGAAAAAATGTTTTATTCTAACATCTGGTTACAGGGTTCAATAAACAAACAGGTGCTCTGAGTTCTTGAAATCTATAAAAACAAAGATAAGATTAATCCACAAAGAGGTAATTAACAAAAAGACAAGAATACAAACACTGATGTTCCTGGGGTAACACTTTTAAACTCTCAAAAAGGAAGAGGCTGAGGGAGGATGGAGTGTGCTCCTTACCGGAACAAGCTGGCATGGAGAGCACGGGCGTGGGGGAACCTTCTCTACACGTCACCAACACTCCTGCAACAGATATATAAATTgctataaatggaaggaaaaacgcTTCAATGTTTAAATATGCGTTacatagaaagggaaagggtacGAGGACACTTGATCGAGAtttatgaatggatgaagggctttcatAAGGGTGATGTATAAGGATTTTAGTAGTAGAAGAGCAGAGTACAACACGTAGgctagtaatggatttaaattggataaactcagattcaacaaagacatagcaagaaccagggttgttgattttttttaatttcaagcaagatggcggcactataaaacagttgcctgcgcttccaattggctgggaccaaccaaaagagtaaagatggggccatacgctacagctgagcgtggccgcagtgctcatctccttGGCACGGGCCCCTGACCATTGATGGGAAGAAACCATCACCCCAggacagggtcagcgtgacatccgggttacgacGGTTTATCTTCCCAAAGTTTACCATtgtaagggccgccggcaaccctcacataactttgtgtgtgtgtgtgtgtgtgtgtgtggctctcgcaatctctaagcctttacaaCCATATAtacctatttatcgaccagcccgaaagggaggatgagcagctgggtgagtgggacgctgactgcccaggtcgggattcaaacccagggcGCGGGTTTGTAGCAAGGCATactaaccactagaccatggaggtataaaaaaaacaataaaaaaaatctaatgtcaacaagatgagaaaacagttGCAATAAGCAAATGAACTtaagttgctaacccatggttgccctgcacacattctaaatATTTTGGCTCATGGTTTGGAAATTGGCAACATaaaagaacatgtggttcatgttgtaaTATACTTCTGAagccatcactctgcctcagcaagatgcCGTCAGAAAGGCGGTCAGTGTCTTGTTCTGCTCCAGGACACTGGATGGACCAGGTGTGGCTGACGGAAGATATGTATAATGAACTAACAGCTCAGGTAAAAATtttgtgaagttgacagggaaaataTGGATATCGAGGTTagagagtgttttctttgtttatttctccattctATGTTGTTGCTCAGCAAtgagatcaagatttaaatcaatgacaaaaaaaaatcaaataatataaatcttgatttaaatcaatgatttaaaaaaataatttgatttaagttttgatttaaatcaacttgatttaaatcaaacaaccctggcAAGAACTGCTTTACTAATATTGTGGTGGATGAGTGCAGCAATcactcatgtggtgagtgccaatatgataTATAGCTCCAAGGAAAGcttacataaattcatggatactGAGGATAAATGGGGTTAGGATGACAAAAACCTGCCTTGTATGGGCATTCCGGACTCTTGcagattatatgtgtgtgtgtgtgtgtgtgtgtgtgtgtgtgtgtgtgtgtgtgtgtgtgtgtgtgtgtgtgtgtgtgtgtgtgtgtatctatgtgataaagaaagagaaagagaaagataaggagaattcaaatattcgtgtatttaatcATTcacctatttatttactttacatccggttaaaaatatacatattttaGTACGTTCCCGAACATTGGTGTGTCGCAGCTGCATTACCTGATATGCTTTTTAAGAAACGATGGCTCGGCAGATCTCTAAAGCTGCTGAGATAATCCACATAATTAACTCATCCCACCACACACCTGCACCTTCCCAAGCCCTGCCTCCAGCGTCACCTGCTCTGCGCCACGCCTCCTGCTGTGCTCCACCGTCCCCTTCCTCAGGTGCCCGTTTCCAACCTTGCTGCATCAACCTTCACACCAGGAGCCTTCCTCGTACCTTTAGCTGTCCCTTGACTTCCATAATCTCTCTCTGCATTTCAATAGTTGATATAATTTTCCCGTAAGGCTCTCATTTCTTATCTCTGCGTCTATCATTTTTTTCGCTGCGAATATTGACTATCAAATGTTCAGGATTCCAAAATGGTTGTCTGTTAACTTGTAAAAAACAAAATTGCTTATTCCCAGTTGCCTATTCGGTGAAGTTCCCTCGAAGC containing:
- the LOC127001562 gene encoding uncharacterized PE-PGRS family protein PE_PGRS54-like isoform X8 codes for the protein MWKVVVVAAALSVAAVAGEGGQEAQLSGPGLSLGELLRGSRESSGEYRVRHFGRGGGDDDDSEEFPPLMPYEFAYEVKDDATTNYQNRVEFVEDGVLRGSYSLLSPDGVVRTSVYSDTGNGFEVTLHEVPTDIVVIGSGLPGDPALKAGGTYRYYDSRDSGSRESFRPSFSRSGGFEAFSKASEGFDGSSRGSAIFSSSSNRDFSSKNKQSSREESSRREESERREESSRRDESRREESSRRDESRREESEGSRFEFLTNDKSALEAFDRESASQGFSGGSRDSEASSRRKESRREESEGYKYELLTNDKSALEAFDRESASQGFSGGSRDSEASSRHEESGGFGEFSHAFASSFSQQGGSGGGSGGGSGGGSGGGSGGGLGGGFGGGSGGGSEGGSGGSRGGFGGGSEGGSLGGSGGSSGGSGGGSGGGFVGTGSGSGHGGSGGGSGGGYEGGLGGGSGGGFGGGSEGGSFGGEFGGSGGGSGGGSDGGSGGGSSGGSGGGSGGGFVGTGGGSGHGGSSGGSDGGSGGGFGGGSGGSGGGSHGGSSGSGGGSGGGSGGSGRGSHGGSGGSGGGSGGGSHGGLGGSGGGFGGEFGGSGGGSGGGSGGSGGGSGGGSGGSGGGSHGGSGGSGGGSHGGSGGSGGGFGGGSGGSGGGSHGGSGGSDGGFGGGSGGSGGGFGVGSGGSGGGSHGGSGGSDGGFGGEFGGSGGGFGGEFSGSGGGSHGGSGGSDGGFGGGSGGSGGGFGVGSGGSGGGSHGGSGGSDGGFGGGSGGSGGGSHGGSGGSDGGFGGGSGGSGGGSHGGSGGSDGGFGGGSGGSGGGSHGGSGGSDGGFGGGSGGSGGGSHGGSSGSGGGSHGGSGGSDGGFGGGSGGSGGGSHGGSGGSDGGFGGGSGGSGGGSHGGSSGSGGEFGGGFGGSGGGSHGGSGGSDGGFGGGSGGSGGGSHGGSSGSDGGFGGGSGGSGGGSHGGSGGSGDGFGGGSGGGSDGGSGGSGGEFGGGSGGSFGGSHGGSGGSGGGSGGGSGGSGGGSDGGSGSGSGGSGGGFGGGSGGSHGGSGASGGGSGGGSSGSGGGSHGGSGGGFGGGSGGSGGGSHGGSGGSGGRSGGGSSGGSDGGSGGGFGGGLDIGLGFGTDGPGGSGSGIELGLGLGGGPGIELGFGTDGPGGFGGEPGGSGGGFGGGPGGSGGGSHGGSGGSGGGSGGGSGGSGGGFDGGSGGGSGVSGGGFGGGLDIGLGFGAGDGPGGSGGGLGGSVGGFGGRPGGSDGGFGDGSGGSGGFGGGFGGGPGGGFGGGSGGSGGSGGFGGGFGGGPGGGFGGGSGGSGGFGGGFGGGPGGGFGGGSGGSGGGSGGGAGGSGGGVSGGGAGGGGVNLQDKAVFIIHPDFFKTGAGAGLTGLPEVTEPIIIVSDNKFAQGGGGAGVGFSNALGGGGFAGAFSSVNRLGEAAAADTTAAHSSGAASTATAEEVSTSSGKSGSTSTSAIESASSLGSASISASSPSSEGFVASTFSSNGLTVGSATGDSTSASSGSFGRSTIENVSSSASAAEGASSSGATKSASFSSASESSGSATDGASFLTSASEGGSSSHGSVSSGSGTEGAFLFDASGSSLGSAAEVDTSLGSAAEVASSSSATEVASSGSAAEVTFSGSAAEVASSSGAAEVTSSNSAAEVTSSNAAAAASSGSAAEGVSSSSSGGFDASTFNSRKLSVESSTKDSSSSSSRKGGVLTITSSSLDGSSGINKAVTDESSGRGQSVLDSGASGGTKNIEKAANAKPASSGQIGLNGFSTSFSEGGSQQFIISSSGDASRFDSHRFSSSGSGGSSSSGASSSAILHSQSGGDLKLQAPDQLLKILNPGQTARGLQGIRGSSGQGGAVFFTQETDLASSQGGKTSITQLPVTRVTTVTHLPDDSKQGSSILKIAGSSTGFKNNQNVFTSPPSGAARFFASASNTKTFQASGKKSAGNKIVSISGSGTLTTLPTGDTVLALGSKQPIAISTSQGVIRNSRRTAPFSTTNSRQQRPRRIRGRLLRSL